The Penaeus monodon isolate SGIC_2016 chromosome 13, NSTDA_Pmon_1, whole genome shotgun sequence genome contains a region encoding:
- the LOC119580069 gene encoding ribosome-recycling factor, mitochondrial-like encodes MLAFSRTTIGTLGKQATTPQRQIWCRKVSTSFLDIPSDKNVHSRNSSHSSLTPLRHSVLGRTSPILQSSGLVLCQVRDYAKGKDKKGKGKQKVHLSDAEMEQVVNVEQMRNQYAQTLENMKEEYIKNLSLRTAVGSIETLPVELEGDEYPLNEIAQISRKSPQMLLINAAAFPQALPGILGAIKQSGMNLNPQQEGTMIYVPIPKVTKEHRENLAKSAKTLCNRCKEQLRDIQNRFIRKAKSKDGEVSEDLLHDVQIKIREIAESYMQEADKMMTAKQKELLKSS; translated from the exons ATGTTAGCATTCAGTAGAACTACAATCGGCACCCTTGGCAAGCAAGCTACTACACCCCAAAGGCAGATATGGTGTAGGAAGGTTTCTACATCCTTCCTAGACATACCCTCTGACAAAAATGTTCATTCACGGAACTCTTCACACTCAAGCCTAACCCCTCTGCGGCACTCTGTTTTAGGAAGGACCTCACCCATTTTACAAAGTTCCGGTTTGGTGCTCTGTCAGGTTAGGGACTATGCCAAGGGGAAGGATAAGAAAGGAAAGG gAAAACAAAAAGTCCACCTTAGTGATGCAGAAATGGAACAAGTGGTAAATGTAGAGCAAATGAGGAACCAATATGCGCAGACCTTGGAAAACATGAAAGAGGAATACATCAAGAACCTTTCACTCAGAACAGCAGTAG GCAGTATAGAGACCCTTCCTGTGGAGTTGGAAGGAGACGAATATCCCTTGAACGAAATTGCTCAGATTTCACGCAAGTCACCCCAGATGCTGCTCATCAACGCTGCGGCCTTCCCACAAGCCCTGCCGGGGATTCTAGGTGCGATAAAACAGTCCGGAATGAACCTTAACCCGCAGCAAGAGGGAACCATGATTTATGTACCCATTCCAAA aGTGACCAAGGAACACCGGGAGAACTTAGCCAAAAGTGCAAAGACGCTGTGCAACCGATGCAAGGAACAGCTTAGGGATATACAGAACCGATTCATACGCAAAGCCAAGAGCAAAGATGGGGAAGTGTCGGAAGATCTCCTGCACGATGTCCAGATTAAG ATTCGCGAGATTGCAGAAAGCTACATGCAAGAGGCAGACAAAATGATGACAGCAAAACAGAAGGAATTGTTGAAGTCATCGTAG